The Fragaria vesca subsp. vesca linkage group LG2, FraVesHawaii_1.0, whole genome shotgun sequence genome includes a window with the following:
- the LOC101309801 gene encoding uncharacterized protein LOC101309801 encodes MVDYGGAQGLNFSVPTSEDVDCDHSPKCIAGACGGISSSPTRMVKLQPVFGSGHELSGAELGGSGSPAGEMMMMVTNSSRKPRGRPLGSRNRPRPPIVITKECESSLKSVVIEISAGSDVVESLVQYARSRRVGISVLSGCGSVSSVTLRRPLLQSPHATAPAMSLHGPFNLLSLSGSFMESLTTCSFGVCLAGSQGQVFGGIVGGEVIAASLVVVVAATFNKPRFHKLPADPGVAAVDESDDDDTPLVTKNSLLLGGNHAHDITCCGFGGGSGSGSSSATTAAAMSTCVYGGGLSSPQPINCLQVSQSHNDQLVLPWGGAPSRPPLPH; translated from the coding sequence ATGGTAGACTACGGAGGAGCTCAGGGCCTAAACTTCTCTGTTCCCACCTCCGAAGACGTTGACTGCGACCACAGCCCCAAGTGCATTGCCGGCGCCTGTGGTGGAATATCATCATCACCAACCAGAATGGTGAAGCTGCAACCGGTTTTCGGAAGTGGTCATGAGCTTAGCGGCGCCGAGTTGGGTGGAAGTGGATCACCTGCAGGGGAGATGATGATGATGGTGACAAACTCGAGCAGGAAGCCGAGAGGTAGACCCCTAGGTTCGAGGAACAGGCCACGACCTCCGATTGTGATCACCAAAGAGTGCGAGTCGAGCTTGAAGTCGGTGGTGATTGAGATCTCCGCTGGGTCGGATGTTGTGGAGAGCCTGGTGCAGTATGCCCGCAGCAGACGTGTGGGAATTAGCGTGCTCAGTGGTTGTGGCTCGGTCTCAAGCGTCACACTCCGACGCCCTCTTCTCCAGTCTCCCCACGCAACGGCGCCGGCTATGTCGCTTCACGGGCCTTTTAACCTGCTGAGTCTGTCGGGATCGTTCATGGAGTCTCTCACTACTTGTTCCTTTGGAGTATGTCTGGCAGGGTCACAAGGCCAGGTGTTTGGAGGGATTGTCGGAGGCGAGGTCATTGCTGCGAGTCTGGTTGTGGTTGTGGCTGCCACTTTTAACAAACCTAGGTTTCACAAGTTGCCGGCTGATCCTGGCGTTGCTGCTGTTGATGAATCTGATGATGATGACACTCCGCTGGTGACTAAGAATTCATTATTATTGGGTGGTAATCATGCTCATGACATCACTTGCTGTGGGTTTGGTGGCGGTTCTGGATCTGGTTCCAGTAGTGCTACTACTGCGGCGGCCATGTCGACGTGTGTTTACGGTGGCGGTTTGAGTAGTCCACAGCCCATAAATTGCCTTCAGGTTTCTCAAAGTCATAATGATCAACTAGTTCTGCCTTGGGGTGGTGCTCCCTCTCGCCCTCCTCTTCCTCATTAG